The genomic stretch CTAAGTGCGATAGCCTAGAACAACAACGTCAAAAGTGCAATTTTCCACCATTTGAGCCTCGTCAAAGCTCCGCTTTCGACCCCAATCATACGAAATTCAATCATACATGTTATAACGGTAATAACAACATTCAAATAGGCACAGTTTAACATATATTACATCTATTTAATtaacattcatcatcatcttcaacacTTTCAAAACAACCAACATAAACAATAAATTTTAGAATTTCACCAGATAAGTTCACACAAATTCGACATGTAATCAGTACAAAAATtaacatcaaatatacaattctTGAAAGAGTTTTGGTGAAAACCCATCTCAAGCTCTAAATCATTCAACCATGgtgaaaaggaaaaaaaaacaaagaagGAGGGTAAGGAACCCTCTCTACCCTCTTTACCTAAGCACCCACACATGAGATGTTCTCCCCCCTTACCTTAGAATTGCAGAATCTCTTAAGCTTTTTCAATGGTGTCTCCTCCTAGCTCTCCTTCTTCCAAGCCCTATCTCAAACTCCTGCCTAATTTCACGTATTGCAAACTAACCCTATTTTCTTCTCAATTCTCTATTTAAATAAATCCAAATAAAATCTAATTCTTTGTTTTTCATATTACTCATGATACCCTCATCTCTTGTTAATTACTCTCACACCCAAAAACTCTATTAAACTTTTAATTTCTACCCTCACACTCTATTttctcaaattaaataattaaattaattaacaCTAAATATATATCTCATTTTATTTCTAAATGGCGTGTTCTCTCATCTTAGGACATCTACCCCCAAACACATAACATAAAATAATTCACTAACACATCacaaatttaattaaaatagcataattaattaaatatgaaAAATGGGGTGTTATAGTGTACACTGGACTTGAAGTGGCTTCTCCCTAAAAGTGCTTTGGCATCTGCTTTGCTTTAAGCATACTCCTAGTCATATTCAAGATGcttttatttttcctttcagCAATGCCATTGTGTTGGGGTGTGTAGGTTGTTATCACTTCATGCTCAATCCCCTACATGTCACAAAACTGAGCAAACTCAGTTGCGGTGTACTCACCACCACCATTAGTTCTCAATCTCTTGATGGTGTGTCCAACTTGTTTCTCAACCAACAACTTGAATCTTTTGAAACTACTGAAGACTTCACTTTTCTTTTCCAACAAGTAAATCCACACATGTCTAGTGAATTCAACTATGAAGGTCGAAAAAGAACAGCTGTCTCCTATTGATTTTACCTCAAATGGCCCACATACATCTGAGTGCATAATTTCAAGTTTCTATTGTAACTTCATTTACAAGTCATGTTTGAAAGACTTTCTTATTTGTTTGGATCTGCAACATTCCTTACAAATCTTCTTTGGAAGTTTATACACTGTCTTTTTCATATGCATCAGGCTAAAACTCCTGAAATTAAGATGGCCAATTCTTTGATGCCAAACCCATTTTTTATCTTCAATTATGGTTGATGAAAGACATTAATGATCAAACATATTGATCATGACCTTGAATGTCTTGTTGGTTGACAAAGGTTCCCTCGTAATTGGCCTAGACATTTCATTAAACACCTTGAGTTCTTTTCTTTCCAGCCTCATTGTGTAATTATTGTCAAGTAATTAACCTAAGATGATCAAAGTACTTTCCTTTGAAGGAACATACAAGACATCATTGATGATAGCTTCATTTCTATCCTTCTTTTTCACCTCCGATGTTTCCAATTCCTTCTGATGTCACCATGTTGTTGTCTGCAAAATGACCTTCTAACTGATTCATCCAACTTGACAAACCAGTTGTTGTTGCCTATCATATGATTGTTGTAACATGTATCAAGGTACCAGACATTTGCTTTCTCTGAGGCCAAATATGTTTCATCTATCAAGATAACAACTTCAAATTCATTGCTACCATCATGATCAAATTGAACCATTCCCTTGTCACCATCATTGTTCTTGTTGTAGAAGCAGTCTCTAGCATAATGCCAAGCTTCTTATAGAAATATATTGAACCTTCTTCATGACAACCTTCTTCTTGGTCTTCTAGTTCTGATTAGCACCATTCTTTCTAGTTTCACCTTGTCCATTTATAGCCTTACCATCATCACCATTGTCATTCAACTTCTTATTCCATTTTTCTTTCACTTTGTTATTGCTTGAGAAATTTTCTTTCATCTTCTTGAATAACTTTGCTTGTAATGTTTGTTTAGATACCTTTTCTGAATCTCTTTGCTTCAGCCTCATctcatgtgcctcaagagatGCTCACAATTCTTCAAGCTTCATCTCCGACAAGTCTTTAGATTCTTCAATTTCCaccacaatgtgatcaaacttGACTGGAATAGCCCTCAATACCTTTTCCACCTTTTGCAATTCAGAGGTCTTTTCTCTGCATGAATCCATATGATTTTTCAAAGCCATCATATTTGAGAAGAACTCGGCAATAGTTTCATCATCTTTCATCTGCAAGTTTTCATATTGATTCCTCAAAGATTGCAGCTTCACTTTTTAACTTTTCATCTCCACCATATAGCTTCTTGAGAGTATCCCAAGtctctttgacattttattacTCAATAATCTTCTCAAAGATGTTTGAATCCACACACTAGTGAATCAAGAATAATTATTTCACATCCTTCTTGCTCAATCCATGATGAGTAACTCATTGTACCTCACTGGCACTTGCCTCTAATGCCAAAAAACCATCATTCACAATTTCAAGCACATCTTAAAACTTGCATATGACTTTCGTTTGTGCATATCGTCTATCATAATTTCCTCCCTTGAAAACTGGTAGATTGGCTGGGAATTGATTGAAGATTGTGTTTTCATTCACCATGACTGAAGGTTGAGAACTGAATTGGTGCCTCTGATAGCAATTTATTGGATAACTTGTATCACAAGTTACTTGACAAACAATGATAAATTGAGAGAAAATTAGAGAGTGATTGAGAGAAAAGTgtttattaaaatatatttttatttcaaTTACAATGAGAGGTGGTATTTATAGACACACTAGCCATCGAAATTAAATTTAAAACAAATTGTCTAAAACAGTATGATATACACAACCAGGTATATCCTTAAAATAATATATCTTTCTAGTTATATGCTTAAAATAGTAGGTCTAACAAAAACTGATATATACCTGCTTAGATATATCCTTAAAGTAAACTGAATTAACCACAATACACAGTTAACTCGCTTTGTTGGTGTTGGAATGCAAAAGGTGCAAGAAATTAAGAAATTAATAAAAGGTAACATTCATACACTAAGTAATGTATAAATGATATCTTTCAGATCATAACTCTTTTCATGATTTCTTTCTTAAACTCTCTCATTCATAGTTCTATGTCATATTTCCTTAAGACCTCTTACAAAATCCTATTTATTTCGTTATTGTATTTAGTAACATAATTAAACTAAATTTTGATATGATAAACCTCGTAACAATCTTAAATTATAGATAATATACATCTATATCTTTTCTTATTGATTCACAATATATTTTTTTACGCATTGAGAAATTTGTCCCATAAATATCATCAGGAACCTTTTAAACTTTCTTTGGATGTTAATTTTAGAGCGGTGAAATGGTTGTTTGAATTTTATTCATTTTTCAATAATTGTAGGTATGGTGTCCCTTGATGTTGTCAATTCACCTAATGCATTAGAGGATGGTGTATCGGGAGTCCTCAATCTGATGTTGTGTATATTGATGTTAGAAAAGAATTTGACACTGAATAAGAGTTTACCTTACATGATCATATGTTTAAATAGTTTTATGCGGAAGCCGCTAAATTAGATTTTGGTATAATAATAAGGAGATCAAATTCTAGTTTTGATAGAATACCAGAATTTATTACTAAAAGATTATGAAAGAATTGACAAGTATAAAGAATTTATCTGGAAGTTGAAACGTGATGACACCAGAATAATGAGATGTGGGCGTCCTTTTAAGTTGCGTTGGAATCACGAAAAGAAAGTTGTTTGAAATTGAAAATTTAATATGTTGTGTGGTGTACATATCATGGATTATAACACAAGTTAGTCATTCATCCTATTGTCACTCATAGATCTGATGAGAGAGAAAAATTGTTAAGATGACAATGAACATGGTTCGGTCCAAAAACCTACTTGCAACGTTGAAACGAAAAAGATCCAAAAGTGCCTCAAATCAAGAAAGATTATAATGTTCGACACCAAAACAATAAGACAATAATGGGTCCAAGATCTGAAATGCAATAATGGTTAGAACTTTTGAATGAACATCATTGTGTTTCTAAATATACAGTGGGTGAGGATGGAAATTTTGTTCGATATATATTTTGGACGCATCTTAAATCCATCAAGGTTTTTAACACATTTTCCACATTATTGATAATTAATTCAACATATAAGACCAATAAATACATGTTACCTCGGCTTGAAATTAGTATTGCTACTTCTATAGATATGACATATTCATATGGTTTTACTTTTTTAGAAAGTGAAAAAGTGGATAATATTACTTGTACTCTAGAAATGTATCGTAATATGTTGAAAGACTTAGAAAATATATTTAATGTGATTGTCACTAATCACAATACTTCACTAATGAATTATGttgcaaaaatattttttacatCATACGTTTTAGTGTCTTGGTATCACATAACAAAAAAGTGAAATCTAAAATTAAAGAAACCTTGGGAAAATAACAAATGAATGGTGAAGACGGAAAAATGGTCAAACCTACACTAATATTGGAATCTGTAATGGATGCGTGGAATGCTATAACCAATTCTTTTACGAATGAGTCGTGTATTGATTTTGTCATGAGATTTAGATACGTGTGTGCGaatattcaattttttttttttaaatatgttcAAACTACAATATTAGACTAGCTAAAAAAGAAAATAGTTTATGGCTGTGCATAGATTAGGTTAGATATTTTGCCAACACCAACTGATTTGAATTTGCTCATTGTAGATTGAAGAAATAGTTAAAAGATAATAAGGATGATTTTTGCGCGGATTAAAAAGCAAAGAACTAGATCACAATAAGATACAAACATGTTTTAGTAAAAAATTCAGTGTACTAGAATGTAAATTTAAGGATAAAAGTTGTATTCAGAGTTAGATCGGAATTTTATTTTGTGCAGTCGGCAATATTATTTATCACAAATACTCTAAGTGAATGAAAGTGACCTTATACTTTGCAATAGAATCAAAGTAAACCAATACAGAAGGGAGAATAATAAAAAGTTGTAACAGCTTCCTTGCCACATTTTGCAAAAATTCCATACAAATACTCTAATGTTGACTCTATTCTAATCATCCCTCTACCTTCAACATTTCCAGTATATTTCTCAATTTATTTGTCATCATCTTTCCATGGCCACCTTCATTTTCTGGTCTAACAAAATGGTCCATGCCTTGACCTGGTTTTGTCTCATGCTAATGATTCATAAGGGTGCTGCCTATGAGTTCATAGTTGGTGGCCAAAAAGGTTGGAGTGTTCAAGGTGACACCAGTTTCAATCCTTTCAATCAATGGGCTGAAAAGAGCCGTTTTCAAGTAGGAGACTCCCTAGGTAAGACTTATACTTCAATCTAACCATATACATATTGTTACACTATTGAAATATTTGCTAGAAAATTACAATTTTTGTGCATGGTTACTGCAGTGTTCAACTACCAAACTGGCCAAGACTCAGTGTTTTATGTAAAGAGTGAAGACTATGCAAGTTGCAACACTGCTTCACCTTATGCAGAATTCTCTGGTGGTCACACAGTTTTCAAACTCAACCAATCAGGCCCTCATTTCTTCATCAGTGGAAACAAAGACAACTGTGtcaaaaatgagaaaataaaaatcaTTGTTTTGTCTGACAGAAGCAAAAGCAACAGTGGTGGTTCATCAAACACTAACCAAACAAACAATGCTTCTCCACCTTCACCacaatcatcatcatcaccagCTCCTTCTAAGCCAGATGGTCAATCTCCATCTCCATCTAGTGATCATTGTCATCCTATTCGTAATGCCGCTTCTTCAGTCTTTGTCAGCTTTGCTGGTTCTGTGGGAACATTCATGGCTTCGGTTCTAATTTTATCTAAGTATGTTTAGGTGGTTGAGTATTGATTGaatgatttatttttttattttgttttcgGTTTGATTTCCCATTTTTTGAGTTCAGTTTCAATTATGGCTTTGGTTCATTGAGATGTTGTTTGATATTTGTTTGTGAAGATTGAGAAATAAGTTGGCAATAGTTTATATACACTTTCGTGTGCTTCTTGCTCAATAATGTAAAAATATTGTAATGTTAAATGAAATGAATTTAACCTATTTTTTTAATGGAAAATGTCTTCCTTTTTGTTTGATTTATGACTTTATCTTGATTGTTATTGGTTAAGAATTCCATATCGAATAATTTATGGTCTGAACATGTATTTATAAGTGAGTATAATCTCCACCTTACTAATagttttgtagggttgagttagacTCAACCACACATTCTAAATGTTGGGTCATCCAATGGATCTTAAACAAGACTCTTATACTTTATAGAAAATATCTTCCTTTTTGTTTGGTTTATGACTTTATCTTGATTGTTCTTCAAACCATGATTCCTTCCTATTCAGAGACAAAATAAAACATAAGAgatgattttatttttatttataaagCTAAAATAAAAGAAAACCAAATTCTTAAAATTATAATCCCTGCAGTGCAAGGATGTTACTCAATCGGTGGGGTGTGAATCAAGAGATCAACATTACCCGATGCGCTAAACTTTGTCATGAAATCGGAATTTTGATTGTCTTCGTGGAGGATGTGAATAACTCTAACCATTGTGTTTTTAAGAAGGATATTTTGTATATTTTGAATCAACACAGCATGGTTATGGTACTTATTTAAGGGGATCTCAATGAAGCTGATACATATGGATGAGTCTAAGTAGCATGTTAATGTCCATATTTTTGGCTAGCAAGAGCCCTTTGTAAATGACACAAAGTTATGCATAAAGGATATCTGAAAAGTTAGGCATGAATCTAGCGAAACTATATTGACATGTCCCAAATAAGGTGTGAAAGGTATTGTCAAGGCCAATACAAGTTGGTATGCCATTGCAACTTCCATCTACATTTTGGAAATTCCAATTGATAAAATGATTATCTATGCGCCCTTTTAAGAGCTACTAAAGCAAATCATAGTGCGACATGGAATGAACATTCAATTAGAGTTTATACTCTTAGATGGTTTCATGATATATACATGTAGAGTTAGAGTTTCTCAGAGCCCACCAAATTCCCAACAAAGTGGTTATGACGTACTATGAATCTCGTGAAGCAAAAATTTAAATGATTAAACATAAGGTACAACCACGAGTTTATAGAATTCATACGGTCACGAACACGGTGAAGGAGGAATGTCTCTTCTTCTAGGATACATCTCGAGCACATAGTTGATGGGGCCATGTTGTGATGGTGAAGCAGAGAAAAAGTAGGAAAAGAGTTGTAACAAGCAAGTCAAAAGATGAACTTTATCTTTTCTATAAGGCATGGGAAGGTGTTGTAGAGTATTTTTTTCTGAGTATACAAGTGGTGGATGTGGAGTGGTGTTATATAGTAGAAATTTTTAAATGTTATATTAAGGTCGTGGGTGTGAACATACTCAACAAAAGCGACCATGTGATCAAGAGAAGTCCAATGAACGTACCAGAAAGAATATAAGTATAATTCAGGCCTCGGAGATCAAATCAACCTTTTTTTATACATTCTTCTCTCTAATAATAGAATTCTAGATGGAAGAACATGTAGTGAAAAAAAGGGAGAGTAATGGACATTAGACAAATATTTATGAGAGAGAAGATGTATCCAAAGTTTATTGATATTTTGAAACATGTCCCAAACAATTTTGTCGAGGAGAACTGTGTTGGTATCTCTAGTTTATCGAATCCCCAAGCAAGCCTCCCAACTTTGTTGAGCATGTAACTTTTTTTCATCCGACCAAATGAATACTAGTGGCGGTAGTATCTTTTCAAATAAAATTTGGGGTCATATGATCAATTGTGGCATAAATATTTTGAAGAAGCCAAGTGGTTTGCATGTAGTAAGAAGAGATGGAAGTGAGAATCAAAGTAGCAAGTAAAATTTACCAGACTTGTCAAGAAGCTTATTTTTCTAGGAAACCATATGGGTTTGCACTTTTATATGATGAAGTTAAAATCAGATCTTTTGTCACTAACTTTGAGAATAGAAAAATCAAGATATTTATCCAAAGAAGTAGTCATTCATGTGTCGGAGACTGTAGTTAGTTGATTGACTTTAGTCTGAGGGATTCCAGATGAGTTAAAACAAGGAGACTTTGGAAGATTAATCTTGATATCCGATGCATGGCTAAATTTTTCCAAGAGGGTATAGCTCTTATTTTATACTTATTTTCCTTTTAGAAATAAGAATGTCATCCACAAAAAGAAGATGATACAAATTAGGTTCATTCTTAAATATGAATATATatctctcacacacacacacaaaaataagaaGAAATGGATTATTTATCAAATGAATCTGATGTAAAATTAAGCCAAGTAAACTCACAAATCAAAAGAGGAAACTTCACCTCATTTTAACTCGTATTGCCATAAGTTAACTCACTCGGTTTTAACCAATCTCACAGGTTAACTCATTCAAAAATGTATTGAACTCCAATTTTACTCAATAACAATTTTATACTCAATTTAACAATAATTCCACATCTAAACACTTAAAATCACCCAGAGTTTTTGTTCTAACACACAATTGTGACAAAAGATTGAGGGATTATGGAGAATGGATGATAAAATGAAATGATGATCGTGGAAGAGGTAGATTATATATGGGGAAAGATGTATATTGACCAAATAATTATTTATGTTTAAGCATCAAAGTCCAGACACCGCACAATACGGGATCTATCTTTATACTTGTCTTACTTTTGATTTATTTATGTCTTACTTTTGATTGTGaataaaatagtaaaatattCTAGGGGATTGTTCACTACACCTTACTCACTCAACCTAGTGAAAATTTATGAAATACCCCCAAATCGTGATTTTGGAATCTGAATGTAAACCACATGTAATCATTGTTTTTCTTGTCTTATTATGATATGtcttttcttatttgattatAGGAAAAAATGGCTGACAAACAATATAGATATAAGCATGGTTGAGTGGCTCAACATGCTTTAGTGTGCAGGAAGAAAGCTAGACACTCGCGACCCGTAGTTGGAGAATCACCGCATATTGTTGAAGGAACATATTCTTGGGGTCGTGTATTTGCAACTCATGATGACTCACATGCTTCTCCGGTTCATGTTGATGTACATGTGCATGATCCATATCCTGCATACGGACCTAATGTTGTCACGGCTGCTACTTTTTCGGGAGGTCCTGAAGACATTTCATTATTTCCTCTATATGCACACCATGATGCAATATATGTGTTGGATTGAGAGGTATCGTAAATGTTTAATTACTCTTTTAAGCATTTGCTTATACTAATTGAATTGTTTGATGTTGATGTATTTATTTTTATCGTACTGTGACACGTTAAAATATATAAACCATGGTAGAAAGATATCAAAGACATTGGAGCTTGATGAACTATGGTTTCAAGAAGTCTTGGAGTTATTTTGACTGAAGAGCTTTAGTAGGACTGGATATGATTATATTGATCATGGTTTATTGTCTGCATTTGTTGAGAGATGGCATCTAGAGACGTCGATATTTCATCTTTCGATCGGTGAGATGACTATCACCCTTGATGATGTATCACGTCTCATACATCTTTCGATCATTAATAAGATTGTTGGATCACTCTAGATTTAGTAGACATGAGGCCCTCGGCTTGATGGTGACACAATTAGGGGTTGATTCGGGTAAAGTCCAAGGGGAGATACAAGACATTAGGGGATGTCGTGCTAGATTTGTGTTCCTATCAGAAAAATTATATTAACCACGTGAATGCGGTTGAGGCACGAGTTACTTATCTAGAGTATATGCATTGAGGACGTACTTTATGATATTTGTTGGCACGATCATATTCTTGGACAAAAGTGTGGGATATGTCGAAGTTGTCTACATTAAATGCTTCACAGACTTGGAGAGAATTCACAAGTACATTTGAAGGGTATCTTGTTTGATTTATCTATACTCCAAATTAGCTTAAGATAGTTTATGAAAGACGAGACATATGACAAGAATCAACTATCTATTTTAGTTAATTTATTTACACCATTATTGATATTAATTTCACAATATTTTTTATACACACTTACTGATATTTCATCTGAACCATTTGCAAACATGGATCCTCCATCATTTTCCAGGTATCGCTAAATGTGAATGTGCTGAAGAATACTCTGAGTATTTGTTGTGTGCGTGATCGATTGTCCTACTTGGGGGTAATCTAGCGACTGAGTCGTATATGCTTGCTTTTGACCACATCTTGGCAGATGATATATGTTTCACACCATACATTGAGCACCGTTAAACATGATAGTTGGATGTGATATTGTGGCACTCTTGATGGATGAATTATAGGTCTCGACTTATGTACTCGCATCTACCTCAGCGAGTACTGCGATAATTCGAGTATTTGCATGGTATACCCAAGGACCCCACAATTGCTGCTCTTGCCACTTCCCTCTGCAGAGATGTTAATGTGATATTTGCATACTACCATGAACATTTTGTGTTATAGGATATATGTAATGTGTCAATTCCTTGTCCATGGACTGTGATATACGGTTACATTTGATAATTTTATAGAATGTCTCATCCTTACGTGATACCATAAACAAAAGAAGATCTCCCTAGATCAGCTCATCAGAAGTTACTAGAAGAGGAACATGCGATAGTGGATCATATCGTGGATTTATTGTCAATATATCATTGTATTATTGTTATTGGGAGAGAAGCAATAACTAAATGAGAGTTTCAGGAAGGCAATCCTGAGAGGGTCACTCTCTAGGCAATCTTAATAAAGGCACAACATGCATTGTAGTATATACATAGAGGACGAACATGGACATTAGATATAACACAATAGTTGTACTTTTATTTGTATTTTGTGACAATTTAATGATTATTTGAATTTTATGAATAACTATGGTTTATTACGAATGAGATATGAAAATTTAGTGATTTATTGAATAAATAATGCATGTGCTATCCAATGATATAAAAATATCCTTCTAGTTGCTGTAAATGGGTTGGAGTTGAGTTCATAATATTATCCTGGCGTTTACTGTTCTAGAAGATAGGCCGAAGATTAAAATCCAAATTCATTTTTCACTTGGATGAAGGTGTCTTTCTGACAAAGAGGTAGTGAACGCTACATGAGGTGTAGTGAATACTTAATGGGATGTAGTGAACACCGCCCAATATTCTATATCCAACCGTGCATGGGAAAATATGAGTTGGCACAGATTTTTTTTGGACAGTAGTATACCTTTCACTGGTTTTCCATCCAGTTTTAATGACATTCATTAAAACCAGTCCATCTGATATTTATATATTTTACCAACCTTTTCAAAGAATAGGATTGCCCTGGAGGGATTCGCACAGTAGAGAAACTGCTCTCATACCGTAACCAGTCTGGTGCATAATGCACCTTGAAATCCTTATCCATGTATATTGGGAATTGTAACATGATCTTTTCACTGAAGTGACGACTAGAACATTACATTTGTCTGATTTATAACATACCTAAATAAAACAAAGTGCTAAGAAAGCTAGTTATAACAAAATTAGAAGCGTCGCGCTATACAAAACTT from Lathyrus oleraceus cultivar Zhongwan6 chromosome 7, CAAS_Psat_ZW6_1.0, whole genome shotgun sequence encodes the following:
- the LOC127102177 gene encoding early nodulin-like protein 1, with the translated sequence MATFIFWSNKMVHALTWFCLMLMIHKGAAYEFIVGGQKGWSVQGDTSFNPFNQWAEKSRFQVGDSLVFNYQTGQDSVFYVKSEDYASCNTASPYAEFSGGHTVFKLNQSGPHFFISGNKDNCVKNEKIKIIVLSDRSKSNSGGSSNTNQTNNASPPSPQSSSSPAPSKPDGQSPSPSSDHCHPIRNAASSVFVSFAGSVGTFMASVLILSKYV